Part of the Mauremys reevesii isolate NIE-2019 linkage group 4, ASM1616193v1, whole genome shotgun sequence genome is shown below.
gtcaGCGCGGTAATGGGGAGGTGTGGGGTGGCCCGTCAGTGATATATTTGAGGGAGACAAGTGGGTGGTTTTGAATCACTGAATTTTCCATTGCTGGGTCCCATGGGTGaggccagagcctgcactgaGTCCCATGTGTGTTGTCTGTGGGCTGGGGGGCAAGTGAGCAGATGGACAGGTGCCCTGGCACtcaggctgggagggggcagggctgcgttGTCTCCCCGCCCCTGCTGGGTGGGGACAGCCCAGGAGGGGGCTCCCCTCccaagaggacctggggaatcgGGACTGTAGGAGCCAGGGCCGGTGCTGGAGTCTAGGGGCAGCTCTGGGCTCCTGGGGagccacctgccctgggtgaggAGCCCTCAGCCCAGCTGCTTCTGCTCGCTCCTGTCTTCCCCTCCATGAATTAACCCTTCCCACCACAGGGCTCCGGGCCTGGTGCCTAATGCCCCCCCGCCAAAGAACACAGGCTCCCATCCCCGGCCCAGGCTCAAACCTCACCGCCAGTGGGGTGGGCTCTTTGCCGACGCCCATCCCgtagtgggggctgtgggcagtggCACCGCTGGCTAGACCCACCCTGGGCTTCAGGCAGACAGAGGGCCCCTCCACCCGCTGGCATGGCCTCCTGGGGCCGGAAAGGCCCTTCCATCCCCTCCCCGGCTGCTCGGGGCCTGGCTCATAAGACCCAGTGAGGTACTGGACAGGGAGGGGACAGCCCAGCAGCTTGGCACCGGGGCACAGGCCAGGCCGAGGGCTCCAGGCAACAGCTACCACTACTCCGCCTTGGAAATCCCGGCATGTGCCATGCTGCCAGAGATAGCTCAGTGCTCCGTGTGGAGCGGGACCCCGCTGGAGGCTGTGTGTACTCAGTGCCTAGGCTAAGGGAGCCTAACCTCTCTGTGCCACGCAGCCATgagagggcagagcagggcaggccgCTGTTAGCCTGGGTTACGCCAGCTGCTACCGTACACAGGACAGGGCTCAGCCGCCCCTCCCTCCCGCTGGCCCGCAGCAAACAGGAGTGGCTGTGGAGTGGTGTCTGGCAGCACCCCGAGGTGGCACTGAACCCACCCCCCTACTGCATGCTCACTGTGATCCCAGCCTGAGTGGCCCAACCGGTCTCATGGCAGATGGGGGTGGTGACTATACTGTGgcaccagtgagtgcaggggcccTGCGCGGCAGGTGCTGCACACACAGCGAGACAGCACGTGCCCACTAGGCCgcgctgcctcccctccccgaggcTGCAGGAGACGTGAGGAGGCAGGCAGGAGGCGAGAGGTGTGATTATTGCACTGAAGTGTGTGTACAGCCAACACGACCGCCCTGCGTGGGGCACCCGCGTACACCACGCTCCCTTTCACCCAGCACAGCGGAGAGCAATTCACCCTCCTCCTCCAGGACTGGCCAGCAGCACAGCCCCTCGTGCCGGCAGGGATCAGCCCCAGGGTGGTGGGCAGACTCTGGGCCAAGGCCCTGGTGGGAGGTACTGcccgctgctcctgcctgccaaGATCTGCAGGTCCATGCTTCAGCGCAGAGCCCCCGATGAGAGCAGGTCTCTGGCCATGGCCCGGCCTGGTCCGGGGATTTTAGTCCCATCGGGGTGGGTGGCgttggcggggggaggaggaaggcgcTCGCTATGTACACAAGTCCGGCCTCCCCCTCATGATCCGGGCAGGGCAGGCGCCCGCTCAGCTGGCAGAGTTCAGGGTCAGGAACTTCTCCCGCAGGTTCCTCACGCGGCCGTGCTGGCTGGCGGCCGCCTGCTCCCAGCCCGCAGACCGGCCCTCCTCCCGCCGCCGGTACTCGTCCGACTCCTGGTAGGCTTTGCAGCGCTCCGCCACGGCCTTCAGTGAGATCCTCTCCCGTGAGGTGGGCGAGCGGATCTGCACGTAGCTGGCGGCATCGGGCGGCTCCTCGGGGGCAGGTGGGTCCCCGCCGCACGGCACCTTTTCCAGCACGATGACCCGCTGGTCGCCCAGCATGGCCTCAGCGGTGATGCGCAGCGAGCCAGCGCTCTGGTTCCTCTGGCGTTGCCGGgcgctggggtctgggctctcctcggtgccccggcccctcccagggctctgctccagcccgtGCCAGCCCTCCTGTCCCGGGACGCCTCCCGGCAGCTCTGCCGCCATCTTCTCTGGCGCCGACCGGCTCCTGTTGACTGGCGGGGGCCGGCGCGGGCCGGGGAAGGCCGTGCCGAAGGAGTACCTGGAGCGCAGCTCCCGCACGTCGGGCCAGGTGAACGTCTCCGCCACGATGGGGCTGAGTGGGCTGCAGGACAAGGGGCCGGGCGAGGCACCGGGGCCGGGCgaggcggggcaggaggggctgaAAGAGAAGCTCTTGGGCGACTTGTCCTGCGAGGAGGCGGTGGCAGAGAGCGGCGTGCGGGGGCTGTACTCCTGCAGCACCACCTGCTCAAAGGTCATGAGAGAGAGCGCCGGCTTCCGCGGGCCTGGGGGGAATCACAAACGCTGGTGAGAGAAGGGGCCAGAGCCGGGGGCACCTGTCTTCCCTGCCTTGTGCCAGCcctggggtgtctgccctgccccGTGCCAGCCCTCctacccagccccacagcccgggGAGCCTTCCCTGCCCCGTGCCAGCCCTCctacccagccccacagcccggggagccttccctgccccatgccaGCCCTCctacccagccccccagcccgggAGCCTTCCTGCCCGTGCCAGCCCTCctacccagccccacagcccgggGAGCCTTCCCTGCCCCGTGCCAGCCCTCctacccagccccacagcccgggGAGCCTTCCCTGCCCCGTGCCAGCCCTCctacccagccccacagcccgggGAGCCTTCCCTGCCCCGTGCCAGCCCTCctacccagccccacagcccgggGAGCCTTCCCTGCCCCGTGCCAGCCCTCctacccagccccacagcccgggGAGCACCTACCTGTACTTCTCTTCACCTCCTGGTGCCCGTCACATGGGGGGGGTGCTGCGCAGCTCCGCAGCTCCTCCAGCTTGGCAAGCCGCCTGTGCCCGGCTGGCTTGCAGTTCCTGATGCGCAGGCTGTACTGGCGCGCCAGCTGGTACACCTTGTTCTGCAGGCGCTCGCTCAGCTCGGCCTCTGAGAGCGGAGGGACCGGGGGGCGCGGCTTGGCAGGGTGGCCCAGTTCCTGCGCCAGTCTCTGCAGCTGGCTAGCCAGCCTGGTGGGCCCCGCTCGCTCCGTGGGGGACCGGCTCTCGGGCGAGGGCCCGGCCGACTCCTCCGCGATGGCGCTCAGCTCGTCGTCCTCCAGAATGAGCAGCGGCTCGTGCAGGTCCAAGCCGTTTTCCTGGCTCCTGCCCAGGGGCCACGCCACGGCGGCGGCGCCAGCTGTGCCCTCCCCGCTGCCCTCCtccgggcagggctggctggcacTCATCTTCTCCATGCCCTCCCACACCTTGATCATCTCGGCAGGCGGGCGGAACTCCTCCTCGGCGACGGGGGCGCTGGGCTCGGCCCTGGGCCCAGGGGTGGGGACGCCCGCCAGCACCCAGGCAGCTGTCCGACTGCCGCTGCCCGCTCCCCGCCTGGCGTCGGCGTGCTGCTCCGGCGGGGGCGGGAGGCTGTTGAGGCGGCAGACCGAGTTCCGCACCAGCCCCTTGGGGATGTAGGAGAGGCTTTCCCGGCGCCGGATGCTGAAGCCGGCGTCGCGGTGCTCCGCGCACTCGTAGTAGCTCTTGATCTTGTCCAGCAGCAGCCGGTCCTGCCGGGAGAGCATGGACTCTTTCCTGGGGCAGGCGGTGCGCTCGGGCTCCAAGGGGCCGGGCGAAGCGATCCCGCTGCGGGTGGAGCCCGGCGGCGAGACGCGGCCCTGGGAGTCGGCGGCGCTGCTGCGGCCCTGCCCCTTCTCGCTGCCCTCCAGGCTCAGCACGCTGCTGCTCCGGCTGACCAGCCTGGGCGTCAGGAAGCCCCCGGGCCGGCCCTCCTCCAGCGCCAGGCTGCTGCGCCGTGAGAAGCTGCTGGCGAACATCTCGGCGATGAGGCTGGCGTGGTCCAGCACGGACGGGGGCAGAATGCTCCTCGCCctggtctcctcctcctcctcctcctcctcgctgctCAGGGCTTTGAGGTCCTCCGTGTTCTCCGCCATGGCCGggttctgctcctgctccatcGCCCTCTGCTGGGCCGGCTCCGGGGTGCTCGCGGCCTCCTCTGGGTGCTCTTCCTCGTGCAGCTCACTGGGCTCCGGGACAGCCTGCGGGGCAGGTCGGAGAGTGAGTGGAGGCGTGTGCTTCCCCAACCAGCAGCCCGCCCACCCTGACCCAGCCCGACACACCATCCCTGGGGcgctggctcctctcctccaggccGGGAAGGAGCCCGGGATTCCCGCGGATTCTGAGGCACAGGGGAATTA
Proteins encoded:
- the PLEKHG3 gene encoding pleckstrin homology domain-containing family G member 3 isoform X4 — its product is MPVCTVVSTHPPEHPVSRMPMDGRDNAPGHAPAREGDALRVNQLHNSNNNAASPGGWLGRKGSRSLSPFGPQAPVGANHKLSYLERVVLELVESERTYVRDLRSIVEDYLGKIIDTEELLLRPEQVCALFGNIEDIYELNSELLQDLDSCDSNPVAVARCFVDRSQDFDIYTQYCNNYPNSVAALTECMRNKHQAKFFRERQEQIGHVLPLGSYLLKPVQRILKYHLLLQEMAKHFDLEEAGYEVVEEAIDTMTCVAWYINDMKRRHEHAVRLQEIQSLLLHWKGPDLTTFGELVLEGTFRVHRVRNERTFFLFDRTLLITKRRGDHFVCKNDIPCSSLMLIESTRDSLCFSVTHYKHSKQQYNIQAKSVEEKRVWTHHIKRLILENHHAIIPQKAKEAILEMDSSHPARYRYSPERLKKAKSCQPMDEVPPQARQGRRQSEPFHLWRRREKLPDGLHGGVGSGCAGRRTSEPAKQIVKQLGERAAGLKHADSAGALLETGAPLQLPGGAWQLAEGEGGTEEEEEEEAAMGKEEEQALGQGSLEELAVSDSSEKEAGPEEEEGPVGEEQGKGPKGSQEPGGPEDRCSAETASAILKAVPEPSELHEEEHPEEAASTPEPAQQRAMEQEQNPAMAENTEDLKALSSEEEEEEEETRARSILPPSVLDHASLIAEMFASSFSRRSSLALEEGRPGGFLTPRLVSRSSSVLSLEGSEKGQGRSSAADSQGRVSPPGSTRSGIASPGPLEPERTACPRKESMLSRQDRLLLDKIKSYYECAEHRDAGFSIRRRESLSYIPKGLVRNSVCRLNSLPPPPEQHADARRGAGSGSRTAAWVLAGVPTPGPRAEPSAPVAEEEFRPPAEMIKVWEGMEKMSASQPCPEEGSGEGTAGAAAVAWPLGRSQENGLDLHEPLLILEDDELSAIAEESAGPSPESRSPTERAGPTRLASQLQRLAQELGHPAKPRPPVPPLSEAELSERLQNKVYQLARQYSLRIRNCKPAGHRRLAKLEELRSCAAPPPCDGHQEVKRSTGPRKPALSLMTFEQVVLQEYSPRTPLSATASSQDKSPKSFSFSPSCPASPGPGASPGPLSCSPLSPIVAETFTWPDVRELRSRYSFGTAFPGPRRPPPVNRSRSAPEKMAAELPGGVPGQEGWHGLEQSPGRGRGTEESPDPSARQRQRNQSAGSLRITAEAMLGDQRVIVLEKVPCGGDPPAPEEPPDAASYVQIRSPTSRERISLKAVAERCKAYQESDEYRRREEGRSAGWEQAAASQHGRVRNLREKFLTLNSAS
- the PLEKHG3 gene encoding pleckstrin homology domain-containing family G member 3 isoform X8 yields the protein MPVCTVVSTHPPEHPVSRMPMDGRDNAPGHAPAREGDALRVNQLHNSNNNAASPGGWLGRKGSRSLSPFGPQAPVGANHKLSYLERVVLELVESERTYVRDLRSIVEDYLGKIIDTEELLLRPEQVCALFGNIEDIYELNSELLQDLDSCDSNPVAVARCFVDRSQDFDIYTQYCNNYPNSVAALTECMRNKHQAKFFRERQEQIGHVLPLGSYLLKPVQRILKYHLLLQEMAKHFDLEEAGYEVVEEAIDTMTCVAWYINDMKRRHEHAVRLQEIQSLLLHWKGPDLTTFGELVLEGTFRVHRVRNERTFFLFDRTLLITKRRGDHFVCKNDIPCSSLMLIESTRDSLCFSVTHYKHSKQQYNIQAKSVEEKRVWTHHIKRLILENHHAIIPQKAKEAILEMDSSHPARYRYSPERLKKAKSCQPMDEVPPQARQGRRQSEPFHLWRRREKLPDGLHGGVGSGCAGRRTSEPAKQIVKQLGERAAGLKGKGPKGSQEPGGPEDRCSAETASAILKAVPEPSELHEEEHPEEAASTPEPAQQRAMEQEQNPAMAENTEDLKALSSEEEEEEEETRARSILPPSVLDHASLIAEMFASSFSRRSSLALEEGRPGGFLTPRLVSRSSSVLSLEGSEKGQGRSSAADSQGRVSPPGSTRSGIASPGPLEPERTACPRKESMLSRQDRLLLDKIKSYYECAEHRDAGFSIRRRESLSYIPKGLVRNSVCRLNSLPPPPEQHADARRGAGSGSRTAAWVLAGVPTPGPRAEPSAPVAEEEFRPPAEMIKVWEGMEKMSASQPCPEEGSGEGTAGAAAVAWPLGRSQENGLDLHEPLLILEDDELSAIAEESAGPSPESRSPTERAGPTRLASQLQRLAQELGHPAKPRPPVPPLSEAELSERLQNKVYQLARQYSLRIRNCKPAGHRRLAKLEELRSCAAPPPCDGHQEVKRSTGPRKPALSLMTFEQVVLQEYSPRTPLSATASSQDKSPKSFSFSPSCPASPGPGASPGPLSCSPLSPIVAETFTWPDVRELRSRYSFGTAFPGPRRPPPVNRSRSAPEKMAAELPGGVPGQEGWHGLEQSPGRGRGTEESPDPSARQRQRNQSAGSLRITAEAMLGDQRVIVLEKVPCGGDPPAPEEPPDAASYVQIRSPTSRERISLKAVAERCKAYQESDEYRRREEGRSAGWEQAAASQHGRVRNLREKFLTLNSAS
- the PLEKHG3 gene encoding pleckstrin homology domain-containing family G member 3 isoform X5, with protein sequence MPVCTVVSTHPPEHPVSRMPMDGRDNAPGHAPAREGDALRVNQLHNSNNNAASPGGWLGRKGSRSLSPFGPQAPVGANHKLSYLERVVLELVESERTYVRDLRSIVEDYLGKIIDTEELLLRPEQVCALFGNIEDIYELNSELLQDLDSCDSNPVAVARCFVDRSQDFDIYTQYCNNYPNSVAALTECMRNKHQAKFFRERQEQIGHVLPLGSYLLKPVQRILKYHLLLQEMAKHFDLEEAGYEVVEEAIDTMTCVAWYINDMKRRHEHAVRLQEIQSLLLHWKGPDLTTFGELVLEGTFRVHRVRNERTFFLFDRTLLITKRRGDHFVCKNDIPCSSLMLIESTRDSLCFSVTHYKHSKQQYNIQAKSVEEKRVWTHHIKRLILENHHAIIPQKAKEAILEMDSSHPARYRYSPERLKKAKSCQPMDEVPPQARQGRRQSEPAKQIVKQLGERAAGLKHADSAGALLETGAPLQLPGGAWQLAEGEGGTEEEEEEEAAMGKEEEQALGQGSLEELAVSDSSEKEAGPEEEEGPVGEEQVADFASFLLAALHGWHCRANALLFSRGRTGKGPKGSQEPGGPEDRCSAETASAILKAVPEPSELHEEEHPEEAASTPEPAQQRAMEQEQNPAMAENTEDLKALSSEEEEEEEETRARSILPPSVLDHASLIAEMFASSFSRRSSLALEEGRPGGFLTPRLVSRSSSVLSLEGSEKGQGRSSAADSQGRVSPPGSTRSGIASPGPLEPERTACPRKESMLSRQDRLLLDKIKSYYECAEHRDAGFSIRRRESLSYIPKGLVRNSVCRLNSLPPPPEQHADARRGAGSGSRTAAWVLAGVPTPGPRAEPSAPVAEEEFRPPAEMIKVWEGMEKMSASQPCPEEGSGEGTAGAAAVAWPLGRSQENGLDLHEPLLILEDDELSAIAEESAGPSPESRSPTERAGPTRLASQLQRLAQELGHPAKPRPPVPPLSEAELSERLQNKVYQLARQYSLRIRNCKPAGHRRLAKLEELRSCAAPPPCDGHQEVKRSTGPRKPALSLMTFEQVVLQEYSPRTPLSATASSQDKSPKSFSFSPSCPASPGPGASPGPLSCSPLSPIVAETFTWPDVRELRSRYSFGTAFPGPRRPPPVNRSRSAPEKMAAELPGGVPGQEGWHGLEQSPGRGRGTEESPDPSARQRQRNQSAGSLRITAEAMLGDQRVIVLEKVPCGGDPPAPEEPPDAASYVQIRSPTSRERISLKAVAERCKAYQESDEYRRREEGRSAGWEQAAASQHGRVRNLREKFLTLNSAS
- the PLEKHG3 gene encoding pleckstrin homology domain-containing family G member 3 isoform X13, whose product is MPVCTVVSTHPPEHPVSRMPMDGRDNAPGHAPAREGDALRVNQLHNSNNNAASPGGWLGRKGSRSLSPFGPQAPVGANHKLSYLERVVLELVESERTYVRDLRSIVEDYLGKIIDTEELLLRPEQVCALFGNIEDIYELNSELLQDLDSCDSNPVAVARCFVDRSQDFDIYTQYCNNYPNSVAALTECMRNKHQAKFFRERQEQIGHVLPLGSYLLKPVQRILKYHLLLQEMAKHFDLEEAGYEVVEEAIDTMTCVAWYINDMKRRHEHAVRLQEIQSLLLHWKGPDLTTFGELVLEGTFRVHRVRNERTFFLFDRTLLITKRRGDHFVCKNDIPCSSLMLIESTRDSLCFSVTHYKHSKQQYNIQAKSVEEKRVWTHHIKRLILENHHAIIPQKAKEAILEMDSSHPARYRYSPERLKKAKSCQPMDEVPPQARQGRRQSEPAKQIVKQLGERGLKGKGPKGSQEPGGPEDRCSAETASAILKAVPEPSELHEEEHPEEAASTPEPAQQRAMEQEQNPAMAENTEDLKALSSEEEEEEEETRARSILPPSVLDHASLIAEMFASSFSRRSSLALEEGRPGGFLTPRLVSRSSSVLSLEGSEKGQGRSSAADSQGRVSPPGSTRSGIASPGPLEPERTACPRKESMLSRQDRLLLDKIKSYYECAEHRDAGFSIRRRESLSYIPKGLVRNSVCRLNSLPPPPEQHADARRGAGSGSRTAAWVLAGVPTPGPRAEPSAPVAEEEFRPPAEMIKVWEGMEKMSASQPCPEEGSGEGTAGAAAVAWPLGRSQENGLDLHEPLLILEDDELSAIAEESAGPSPESRSPTERAGPTRLASQLQRLAQELGHPAKPRPPVPPLSEAELSERLQNKVYQLARQYSLRIRNCKPAGHRRLAKLEELRSCAAPPPCDGHQEVKRSTGPRKPALSLMTFEQVVLQEYSPRTPLSATASSQDKSPKSFSFSPSCPASPGPGASPGPLSCSPLSPIVAETFTWPDVRELRSRYSFGTAFPGPRRPPPVNRSRSAPEKMAAELPGGVPGQEGWHGLEQSPGRGRGTEESPDPSARQRQRNQSAGSLRITAEAMLGDQRVIVLEKVPCGGDPPAPEEPPDAASYVQIRSPTSRERISLKAVAERCKAYQESDEYRRREEGRSAGWEQAAASQHGRVRNLREKFLTLNSAS
- the PLEKHG3 gene encoding pleckstrin homology domain-containing family G member 3 isoform X1, with translation MPVCTVVSTHPPEHPVSRMPMDGRDNAPGHAPAREGDALRVNQLHNSNNNAASPGGWLGRKGSRSLSPFGPQAPVGANHKLSYLERVVLELVESERTYVRDLRSIVEDYLGKIIDTEELLLRPEQVCALFGNIEDIYELNSELLQDLDSCDSNPVAVARCFVDRSQDFDIYTQYCNNYPNSVAALTECMRNKHQAKFFRERQEQIGHVLPLGSYLLKPVQRILKYHLLLQEMAKHFDLEEAGYEVVEEAIDTMTCVAWYINDMKRRHEHAVRLQEIQSLLLHWKGPDLTTFGELVLEGTFRVHRVRNERTFFLFDRTLLITKRRGDHFVCKNDIPCSSLMLIESTRDSLCFSVTHYKHSKQQYNIQAKSVEEKRVWTHHIKRLILENHHAIIPQKAKEAILEMDSSHPARYRYSPERLKKAKSCQPMDEVPPQARQGRRQSEPFHLWRRREKLPDGLHGGVGSGCAGRRTSEPAKQIVKQLGERAAGLKHADSAGALLETGAPLQLPGGAWQLAEGEGGTEEEEEEEAAMGKEEEQALGQGSLEELAVSDSSEKEAGPEEEEGPVGEEQVADFASFLLAALHGWHCRANALLFSRGRTGKGPKGSQEPGGPEDRCSAETASAILKAVPEPSELHEEEHPEEAASTPEPAQQRAMEQEQNPAMAENTEDLKALSSEEEEEEEETRARSILPPSVLDHASLIAEMFASSFSRRSSLALEEGRPGGFLTPRLVSRSSSVLSLEGSEKGQGRSSAADSQGRVSPPGSTRSGIASPGPLEPERTACPRKESMLSRQDRLLLDKIKSYYECAEHRDAGFSIRRRESLSYIPKGLVRNSVCRLNSLPPPPEQHADARRGAGSGSRTAAWVLAGVPTPGPRAEPSAPVAEEEFRPPAEMIKVWEGMEKMSASQPCPEEGSGEGTAGAAAVAWPLGRSQENGLDLHEPLLILEDDELSAIAEESAGPSPESRSPTERAGPTRLASQLQRLAQELGHPAKPRPPVPPLSEAELSERLQNKVYQLARQYSLRIRNCKPAGHRRLAKLEELRSCAAPPPCDGHQEVKRSTGPRKPALSLMTFEQVVLQEYSPRTPLSATASSQDKSPKSFSFSPSCPASPGPGASPGPLSCSPLSPIVAETFTWPDVRELRSRYSFGTAFPGPRRPPPVNRSRSAPEKMAAELPGGVPGQEGWHGLEQSPGRGRGTEESPDPSARQRQRNQSAGSLRITAEAMLGDQRVIVLEKVPCGGDPPAPEEPPDAASYVQIRSPTSRERISLKAVAERCKAYQESDEYRRREEGRSAGWEQAAASQHGRVRNLREKFLTLNSAS
- the PLEKHG3 gene encoding pleckstrin homology domain-containing family G member 3 isoform X10, coding for MPVCTVVSTHPPEHPVSRMPMDGRDNAPGHAPAREGDALRVNQLHNSNNNAASPGGWLGRKGSRSLSPFGPQAPVGANHKLSYLERVVLELVESERTYVRDLRSIVEDYLGKIIDTEELLLRPEQVCALFGNIEDIYELNSELLQDLDSCDSNPVAVARCFVDRSQDFDIYTQYCNNYPNSVAALTECMRNKHQAKFFRERQEQIGHVLPLGSYLLKPVQRILKYHLLLQEMAKHFDLEEAGYEVVEEAIDTMTCVAWYINDMKRRHEHAVRLQEIQSLLLHWKGPDLTTFGELVLEGTFRVHRVRNERTFFLFDRTLLITKRRGDHFVCKNDIPCSSLMLIESTRDSLCFSVTHYKHSKQQYNIQAKSVEEKRVWTHHIKRLILENHHAIIPQKAKEAILEMDSSHPARYRYSPERLKKAKSCQPMDEVPPQARQGRRQSEPFHLWRRREKLPDGLHGGVGSGCAGRRTSEPAKQIVKQLGERGLKGKGPKGSQEPGGPEDRCSAETASAILKAVPEPSELHEEEHPEEAASTPEPAQQRAMEQEQNPAMAENTEDLKALSSEEEEEEEETRARSILPPSVLDHASLIAEMFASSFSRRSSLALEEGRPGGFLTPRLVSRSSSVLSLEGSEKGQGRSSAADSQGRVSPPGSTRSGIASPGPLEPERTACPRKESMLSRQDRLLLDKIKSYYECAEHRDAGFSIRRRESLSYIPKGLVRNSVCRLNSLPPPPEQHADARRGAGSGSRTAAWVLAGVPTPGPRAEPSAPVAEEEFRPPAEMIKVWEGMEKMSASQPCPEEGSGEGTAGAAAVAWPLGRSQENGLDLHEPLLILEDDELSAIAEESAGPSPESRSPTERAGPTRLASQLQRLAQELGHPAKPRPPVPPLSEAELSERLQNKVYQLARQYSLRIRNCKPAGHRRLAKLEELRSCAAPPPCDGHQEVKRSTGPRKPALSLMTFEQVVLQEYSPRTPLSATASSQDKSPKSFSFSPSCPASPGPGASPGPLSCSPLSPIVAETFTWPDVRELRSRYSFGTAFPGPRRPPPVNRSRSAPEKMAAELPGGVPGQEGWHGLEQSPGRGRGTEESPDPSARQRQRNQSAGSLRITAEAMLGDQRVIVLEKVPCGGDPPAPEEPPDAASYVQIRSPTSRERISLKAVAERCKAYQESDEYRRREEGRSAGWEQAAASQHGRVRNLREKFLTLNSAS
- the PLEKHG3 gene encoding pleckstrin homology domain-containing family G member 3 isoform X3; translated protein: MPVCTVVSTHPPEHPVSRMPMDGRDNAPGHAPAREGDALRVNQLHNSNNNAASPGGWLGRKGSRSLSPFGPQAPVGANHKLSYLERVVLELVESERTYVRDLRSIVEDYLGKIIDTEELLLRPEQVCALFGNIEDIYELNSELLQDLDSCDSNPVAVARCFVDRSQDFDIYTQYCNNYPNSVAALTECMRNKHQAKFFRERQEQIGHVLPLGSYLLKPVQRILKYHLLLQEMAKHFDLEEAGYEVVEEAIDTMTCVAWYINDMKRRHEHAVRLQEIQSLLLHWKGPDLTTFGELVLEGTFRVHRVRNERTFFLFDRTLLITKRRGDHFVCKNDIPCSSLMLIESTRDSLCFSVTHYKHSKQQYNIQAKSVEEKRVWTHHIKRLILENHHAIIPQKAKEAILEMDSSHPARYRYSPERLKKAKSCQPMDEVPPQARQGRRQSEPFHLWRRREKLPDGLHGGVGSGCAGRRTSEPAKQIVKQLGERGLKHADSAGALLETGAPLQLPGGAWQLAEGEGGTEEEEEEEAAMGKEEEQALGQGSLEELAVSDSSEKEAGPEEEEGPVGEEQVADFASFLLAALHGWHCRANALLFSRGRTGKGPKGSQEPGGPEDRCSAETASAILKAVPEPSELHEEEHPEEAASTPEPAQQRAMEQEQNPAMAENTEDLKALSSEEEEEEEETRARSILPPSVLDHASLIAEMFASSFSRRSSLALEEGRPGGFLTPRLVSRSSSVLSLEGSEKGQGRSSAADSQGRVSPPGSTRSGIASPGPLEPERTACPRKESMLSRQDRLLLDKIKSYYECAEHRDAGFSIRRRESLSYIPKGLVRNSVCRLNSLPPPPEQHADARRGAGSGSRTAAWVLAGVPTPGPRAEPSAPVAEEEFRPPAEMIKVWEGMEKMSASQPCPEEGSGEGTAGAAAVAWPLGRSQENGLDLHEPLLILEDDELSAIAEESAGPSPESRSPTERAGPTRLASQLQRLAQELGHPAKPRPPVPPLSEAELSERLQNKVYQLARQYSLRIRNCKPAGHRRLAKLEELRSCAAPPPCDGHQEVKRSTGPRKPALSLMTFEQVVLQEYSPRTPLSATASSQDKSPKSFSFSPSCPASPGPGASPGPLSCSPLSPIVAETFTWPDVRELRSRYSFGTAFPGPRRPPPVNRSRSAPEKMAAELPGGVPGQEGWHGLEQSPGRGRGTEESPDPSARQRQRNQSAGSLRITAEAMLGDQRVIVLEKVPCGGDPPAPEEPPDAASYVQIRSPTSRERISLKAVAERCKAYQESDEYRRREEGRSAGWEQAAASQHGRVRNLREKFLTLNSAS
- the PLEKHG3 gene encoding pleckstrin homology domain-containing family G member 3 isoform X9: MPVCTVVSTHPPEHPVSRMPMDGRDNAPGHAPAREGDALRVNQLHNSNNNAASPGGWLGRKGSRSLSPFGPQAPVGANHKLSYLERVVLELVESERTYVRDLRSIVEDYLGKIIDTEELLLRPEQVCALFGNIEDIYELNSELLQDLDSCDSNPVAVARCFVDRSQDFDIYTQYCNNYPNSVAALTECMRNKHQAKFFRERQEQIGHVLPLGSYLLKPVQRILKYHLLLQEMAKHFDLEEAGYEVVEEAIDTMTCVAWYINDMKRRHEHAVRLQEIQSLLLHWKGPDLTTFGELVLEGTFRVHRVRNERTFFLFDRTLLITKRRGDHFVCKNDIPCSSLMLIESTRDSLCFSVTHYKHSKQQYNIQAKSVEEKRVWTHHIKRLILENHHAIIPQKAKEAILEMDSSHPARYRYSPERLKKAKSCQPMDEVPPQARQGRRQSEPFHLWRRREKLPDGLHGGVGSGCAGRRTSEPAKQIVKQLGERAGLKGKGPKGSQEPGGPEDRCSAETASAILKAVPEPSELHEEEHPEEAASTPEPAQQRAMEQEQNPAMAENTEDLKALSSEEEEEEEETRARSILPPSVLDHASLIAEMFASSFSRRSSLALEEGRPGGFLTPRLVSRSSSVLSLEGSEKGQGRSSAADSQGRVSPPGSTRSGIASPGPLEPERTACPRKESMLSRQDRLLLDKIKSYYECAEHRDAGFSIRRRESLSYIPKGLVRNSVCRLNSLPPPPEQHADARRGAGSGSRTAAWVLAGVPTPGPRAEPSAPVAEEEFRPPAEMIKVWEGMEKMSASQPCPEEGSGEGTAGAAAVAWPLGRSQENGLDLHEPLLILEDDELSAIAEESAGPSPESRSPTERAGPTRLASQLQRLAQELGHPAKPRPPVPPLSEAELSERLQNKVYQLARQYSLRIRNCKPAGHRRLAKLEELRSCAAPPPCDGHQEVKRSTGPRKPALSLMTFEQVVLQEYSPRTPLSATASSQDKSPKSFSFSPSCPASPGPGASPGPLSCSPLSPIVAETFTWPDVRELRSRYSFGTAFPGPRRPPPVNRSRSAPEKMAAELPGGVPGQEGWHGLEQSPGRGRGTEESPDPSARQRQRNQSAGSLRITAEAMLGDQRVIVLEKVPCGGDPPAPEEPPDAASYVQIRSPTSRERISLKAVAERCKAYQESDEYRRREEGRSAGWEQAAASQHGRVRNLREKFLTLNSAS